A window of Phycodurus eques isolate BA_2022a chromosome 5, UOR_Pequ_1.1, whole genome shotgun sequence contains these coding sequences:
- the LOC133402468 gene encoding pleckstrin homology domain-containing family A member 5-like isoform X14 — protein sequence MAADLQPEWICGLPRSWSYGLTRDGRVFFVNEEAKSTTWLHPLSGEAVVTGHRRTPDLPTGWEEGYTFEGARCFINSY from the exons ATGGCGGCGGACCTCCAGCCCGAGTGGATTTGCGGTCTGCCTCGTTCCTGGAGTTATGGGCTTACTCGTGACGGACGTGTCTTTTTCGTCAA CGAAGAAGCCAAGAGCACAACCTGGCTGCATCCCCTGAGTGGCGAGGCGGTCGTAACCGGACACAGGAGAACTCCAG ATCTACCCACTGGATGGGAAGAAGGATACACGTTTGAGGGGGCACGATGCTTCATCAA